CCTTATCCTAGGATACATCCTTCCAGTATAAACACTTGATTCCCTACAAAGATCCTCCATAGTTTCAACAAATAGATTCAAACTTCTCATTGGAGGTATATATAGAGTCAAAGGCACTGCTGAAAACGCCACCGCAAAGAACAAGTGCAGCATCTCAATCTCCCAAAACCTACTTCTTCTTTTCGAGGGGTGCAACAAAAAGACCTTGGGTTTTTATAGATTTTGTTGAAAAGCCAAGAACTTGGATTTTCTTGAGAAAAAAGCTGGGAGATAAATCAAAAAGGAGAGATGGGGGCTTTTGGTGAATTTTTCTTGTAAAGCAAAGAACTTTGAGAAAAGGGGAAAGAGTTTTTGGAGGATTCTTTGTTGCGTGAAAGATTTAGATTTGGATGAACTTTGAATGGCCAGTGGCCAATTTTTTGTTGATATATTAATGGGGTGTGGGCGCGTGTAACCAAAGCTACTACCAGTTAAATCAAGAAACATCAGCCGTCTGTTTCCTTTTCCCATATATTTTTCAGCCACCTGGTTGTCATGGGTGGTTTTGGGGTTTTATTTCTTTTTGTTCTTTTGGATGAGGCGGGTAAAAACCCACCACCAACAATACAGTAAAATCTCATCATGTGTGGTTTGAAGAGAATAGATGGTAAGTAGATCTTATTTTTATCATGTGACTGGTAGAAAGGCTGTTTTCGATAGTCCGAAAGAGAAGAAAAGAGAGATAGAAAAACATAAGTAATAACAAGCAATAATAACAATCAAATAATAAGATGACATAATGAAAGAAATAATCAGGTAAAAACCCATTTGCATataaatttaattaatatataGATGAATAATACATATTTGCATAGTATAAATTTTTAAATTAATATaatcaatttactttcattttaaTATCATTAAATCATTAACTAACATAATTTGGTATAAACACTCCATATGAGTAAATATTTACCAAAAGAGTATGAGGTTAATATGATAAAAAAATTTAGTTATGCTCGATATTTATATTAAATTGATATATTTtataataattaaataataaataatatgcAAATGTACACTAATTTATCAAATTAGGTATAAAAGAATATGGAGAAGACATATATTATTGAATTTAAGGTAAACATGGAGTGGGGAAAAGTATTTACCATTTTGATGGTATAACGACCATTGACCAGTGAACATTTTTGTCCACCCCTAAATTGTGTGACCGCTTATGGTTGAAATTTGTACACCTAAAACAAAAGAAAGTTTCATGAGATAGGAGAGATGGATACTAATGAACCGTTTCGCCATGCGAATTTTCAcctttttcaagatttttttcattttatttaaaaATCAGCGTTTGATCATAAAAATTCTAGATATAACTTAAAGTTGTATGTGAAAttttgaaaaacaccaaaaactttattttcactttcactatattcaaacaatcaaatattctttgcaaacaCTATAACCAAACATAATTTCCTCTTCAACTCCAAtcctaaatttcaaataaagtgaaaaatatttgagtTTCATGGCCAAAGCCTGCTAAGATACTAACTGGGTTTAATTTGGACTATAAACCGTTTTCAATTTAGTTTTAGATCGATGTGAAA
The sequence above is a segment of the Lycium barbarum isolate Lr01 chromosome 6, ASM1917538v2, whole genome shotgun sequence genome. Coding sequences within it:
- the LOC132644605 gene encoding uncharacterized protein LOC132644605; the encoded protein is MLHLFFAVAFSAVPLTLYIPPMRSLNLFVETMEDLCRESSVYTGRMYPRIRHAWSRILNCMLCVTTR